GGCGGATAAAAACGGCAGCCAGGCTCCCCGCCATAAACAGGTGATGGATGGTTTTACGATTGGACTTGGTCCGGGACGGGGAATGACATGGACGCGCAAATGGGGGCTTGATATAATCATTTCGGGAAGTTTATCTTATAAAATCAAACGCTTCGTCTGGGATTATGCGAGTATGCTGAAATCATAAGGAGACGTCATATGATTGAGCTGTACGAACGTTATAAAGGGTTGTTGTTTAGCCTTGCTTATCAGTTAACCGGCTCTGCTGCCGATGCGGAGGATGCGGTTCAGGACGTATTCCTCAAGGTGCAGAATATGAACCCGGAAAAGCTGCATGAGCCCAAAGCGTATTTGTGCAAAATGATAACGAATCGCTGCCTGGATCATCTTCGTTCGGCAAGAGTACGCCGGGAGCAATATGTCGGTCCGTGGCTGCCGGAGCCGATAGCACAATACTACGATGACGGTCTGGAGGAAGTAGTCCGCCATGACCTGCTGTCCTACGCCATGCTTGCGCTGCTCGAAAGGCTGTCTCCTTCGGAACGGGCCGTATTTGTTCTGCGCGAAGCGCTGGGGTTCGATTATCCCGCTATTGCCGAATTAACGGGGAAAAGCGAGCAAAACTGCCGCAAGCTGATGAGCCGGGCGAGAGCGAAGATGGGGTTAACGGAAGAAGAGCTGCTGACTGGCGGTACAATCGAGCAGGCATGGATTAACCGGTTTGTAGCAGCCTTATCCGAAGGCGAGGTAGACATCGTGCTGTCCATGCTTGCGGAAGATGCCGTGCTTGTATCCGACGGAGGAGGCAAAGCATCGGCGGCTGTCCGGCCAATCGAAACAAGGGAGCGCGTGGCGCAGTTCCTGCTGGGCATTTTCCGCAAATCCCAGATTACGAGCCATATGACGGTAGAGCTAAAACCGCTGAACGGGGAAC
This region of Paenibacillus sp. JDR-2 genomic DNA includes:
- a CDS encoding RNA polymerase sigma-70 factor — protein: MIELYERYKGLLFSLAYQLTGSAADAEDAVQDVFLKVQNMNPEKLHEPKAYLCKMITNRCLDHLRSARVRREQYVGPWLPEPIAQYYDDGLEEVVRHDLLSYAMLALLERLSPSERAVFVLREALGFDYPAIAELTGKSEQNCRKLMSRARAKMGLTEEELLTGGTIEQAWINRFVAALSEGEVDIVLSMLAEDAVLVSDGGGKASAAVRPIETRERVAQFLLGIFRKSQITSHMTVELKPLNGEPAFVFRQEGIVDSVVFLEQREEVLHRIFIVRNPDKLHNV